The proteins below are encoded in one region of Candidatus Omnitrophota bacterium:
- the rpmI gene encoding 50S ribosomal protein L35, whose protein sequence is MPKLKTSKSVKKRIRISKRGKIKHWKAGRRHLLGGKASKRKRQLGKAGYVSKADSSAIRLLLPYGA, encoded by the coding sequence ATGCCAAAACTTAAGACAAGTAAAAGTGTCAAAAAAAGAATACGTATAAGTAAAAGAGGTAAGATTAAACATTGGAAGGCAGGCAGAAGGCATCTATTGGGCGGGAAAGCGTCTAAGCGCAAGAGACAGCTTGGCAAGGCCGGGTACGTCTCTAAGGCAGACAGCTCAGCGATAAGACTGCTTTTGCCTTACGGTGCGTAA
- the infC gene encoding translation initiation factor IF-3 — MRINHRIRAREVRVIGDSGEQLGVMSIQDALKKSEEVGLDLVEIAPTAVPPVCRIMDHSRYKYEQEKKEKEARKKQKVVHIKEIRMGPKIGEHDYQFKLRHLEDFLKKGDKVKVTMIFRGREMAHIDLGRKILDKLSSDISSIGEIEESPRLEGRFINMIIRAK, encoded by the coding sequence ATACGAATCAACCATAGAATAAGGGCCAGAGAAGTAAGAGTTATTGGTGATAGCGGCGAGCAGCTGGGTGTAATGAGTATCCAGGACGCGCTGAAAAAATCCGAGGAAGTGGGGCTCGATTTGGTGGAGATAGCTCCAACCGCAGTGCCGCCTGTCTGCAGGATCATGGACCACTCCAGGTATAAATACGAACAGGAAAAGAAGGAGAAGGAAGCCAGGAAAAAGCAGAAGGTAGTGCATATAAAAGAGATCCGCATGGGGCCCAAGATAGGCGAACACGATTACCAATTTAAACTAAGACATCTCGAGGACTTTCTGAAGAAAGGCGACAAGGTAAAGGTTACTATGATATTCAGAGGCAGAGAGATGGCGCATATCGATTTAGGCCGCAAGATCCTGGATAAGTTGTCGAGTGATATTTCAAGCATAGGAGAGATCGAGGAGTCTCCAAGGCTCGAAGGCCGATTTATCAATATGATTATCAGGGCAAAATAA